In the Arthrobacter zhaoxinii genome, one interval contains:
- the hrcA gene encoding heat-inducible transcriptional repressor HrcA, translating into MSEPRRLEVLRAIVEDYVHSREPVGSKALVERHHLGVSSATIRNDMAALEEEGLITAPHTSAGRIPTDKGYRLFVDRISDVKPLSAPERRAISSLLEEADDLDDVMDRTVRLLSQLTNQVAVVQYPHLGNAKVRHIEFVLLAPAQVLVVLISTTGRVEQRVMTVPQPVTEPDLMDLRQHFLSVLSGTPLSSITSQLANALTTVPVERRRVGNALGHCLEQLAGINREDRLVMAGTANLARSTVDFPLTIGPVLEALEEQVVMLRLLSEMEQDARGVAVRIGRENPHGGLSEASVVATGYGPDATAKVGILGPTRMDYPTTMAAVRAVARYLSRILNN; encoded by the coding sequence ATGAGTGAGCCACGCCGACTCGAGGTCCTCCGCGCCATTGTTGAGGACTACGTCCATTCGCGCGAGCCCGTGGGGTCCAAGGCGCTCGTGGAACGCCACCATCTGGGCGTTTCCTCCGCAACCATCCGCAATGACATGGCCGCCCTGGAGGAAGAAGGGCTGATTACCGCCCCGCATACCTCCGCCGGGCGGATCCCCACGGACAAGGGCTACCGCCTGTTCGTTGACCGGATCTCCGACGTCAAGCCCCTCTCGGCACCGGAGCGCCGTGCCATCTCCTCCCTGCTGGAGGAAGCGGATGACCTTGACGACGTGATGGACCGGACTGTCCGGCTGCTGTCCCAGCTGACCAATCAGGTAGCCGTTGTGCAGTATCCGCACCTGGGCAATGCCAAGGTCCGGCACATTGAATTTGTCCTCCTGGCGCCGGCGCAGGTGCTGGTGGTCCTGATCTCGACCACGGGCCGGGTGGAGCAGCGGGTGATGACCGTCCCGCAGCCCGTCACCGAGCCGGATCTGATGGATCTGCGCCAGCACTTCCTGTCCGTGCTGTCGGGCACGCCGCTGAGCAGCATCACCAGCCAGCTGGCCAATGCACTGACCACTGTCCCGGTAGAGCGGCGCCGCGTGGGCAACGCCCTGGGCCACTGCCTGGAGCAGCTGGCGGGCATCAACCGCGAGGACCGCCTGGTGATGGCCGGCACCGCCAATCTGGCCCGCTCCACGGTAGACTTCCCGCTGACCATCGGTCCGGTGCTTGAAGCACTTGAAGAGCAGGTGGTGATGCTGCGGCTGCTGTCCGAAATGGAACAGGATGCCCGCGGGGTTGCCGTCCGGATCGGACGGGAGAATCCGCACGGGGGATTGTCCGAAGCGTCGGTGGTGGCCACGGGCTACGGTCCCGATGCCACGGCGAAAGTCGGCATCCTCGGTCCCACCCGGATGGACTATCCCACCACCATGGCAGCAGTGCGTGCCGTGGCCAGGTACCTGTCCCGAATACTGAACAACTAG
- a CDS encoding DUF3097 domain-containing protein, whose product MSSFSWGPQDITAPARTALRKVGAETGLVLEDVATGWVGAVVRVEKSGGLHLMVLEDRRGKKKSFELGFGFLLEGEPVEVVPAAAAAPKTGPTRTASGSVRVANQRARTARASRIWVEGKHDAELVEKVWGDDLRVEGIVVEPLHGVDDLYSAVREFAPGPGRRLGILVDHLVPGSKESRIAAEAMTSPGAPGNVLIVGHPYVDVWQAIKPSVIGRSAWPVVPRHLDWKTGILQGLGWPHRDHTDVAMGWKKLLGQVNSYADLEPSLLGRVEEVIDFLTVPG is encoded by the coding sequence GTGTCCAGCTTTTCCTGGGGTCCGCAGGACATCACCGCACCGGCCCGGACCGCCCTGCGCAAAGTCGGCGCTGAAACCGGCCTGGTCCTGGAGGACGTTGCCACGGGCTGGGTGGGTGCTGTGGTCCGCGTGGAGAAATCCGGCGGGCTGCACCTGATGGTGCTGGAGGACCGGCGCGGAAAAAAGAAATCCTTCGAGCTCGGCTTCGGCTTCCTGCTCGAGGGCGAGCCGGTGGAAGTGGTTCCCGCAGCGGCGGCCGCACCGAAGACGGGTCCGACCCGCACGGCGTCGGGCTCCGTCCGCGTCGCCAACCAGCGTGCCCGCACCGCCCGCGCCAGCCGCATCTGGGTGGAAGGCAAGCACGACGCCGAGCTGGTGGAAAAGGTGTGGGGCGATGACCTGCGGGTGGAGGGAATCGTCGTCGAGCCCCTCCACGGCGTCGACGATCTGTACTCAGCGGTCCGGGAGTTCGCGCCGGGGCCGGGCCGCCGGCTGGGGATCCTGGTGGACCATCTGGTCCCGGGGTCCAAGGAATCCCGGATAGCCGCCGAGGCCATGACCTCTCCGGGTGCGCCGGGCAACGTGCTGATTGTCGGGCACCCGTACGTCGATGTCTGGCAGGCGATCAAGCCGTCCGTGATCGGACGCAGCGCCTGGCCCGTGGTTCCCCGGCACCTCGACTGGAAAACCGGAATCCTGCAGGGGCTGGGCTGGCCGCACCGCGACCACACCGACGTCGCCATGGGCTGGAAGAAGCTTCTGGGGCAGGTGAACAGCTACGCGGATCTGGAACCGTCGCTGCTGGGACGGGTGGAGGAAGTCATCGATTTCCTGACCGTTCCCGGGTGA
- a CDS encoding DUF4870 domain-containing protein, whose product MSNTRQNHQPRPEERGGAQRPVYQGAPANALPLTASEDRQWATLAHFGGILAFVPSLIIYLVFRDRGPFTAQESKEALNFTLPPSIAALTVWALSFIPEIGGFFAVLNAMIWVYVAVSSVIAGIECNRGRPYRYPLNLRRIQ is encoded by the coding sequence GTGTCCAACACACGCCAGAACCACCAGCCCCGGCCTGAAGAGCGGGGCGGTGCGCAGCGTCCGGTCTATCAGGGGGCTCCCGCCAACGCGCTGCCGCTGACGGCCTCAGAAGACCGGCAGTGGGCAACGCTGGCGCACTTCGGCGGCATCCTTGCTTTTGTTCCGTCACTGATCATTTACCTGGTGTTCCGCGACCGCGGTCCGTTCACTGCCCAGGAATCCAAGGAAGCCCTGAACTTCACGCTTCCGCCCAGCATTGCTGCCCTGACGGTCTGGGCGCTGTCCTTCATTCCCGAGATCGGCGGCTTCTTTGCCGTGCTCAATGCCATGATCTGGGTCTACGTTGCCGTGTCCTCCGTGATCGCGGGCATCGAGTGCAACCGCGGACGGCCGTACCGCTACCCGCTGAACCTGCGCCGCATCCAGTAG
- the hemW gene encoding radical SAM family heme chaperone HemW, producing MTPSALPLGDPAPADGLLPAQAADGAAERNFGLYVHIPFCAVRCGYCDFNTYTATELGGGASQDAYGGTAAREVVFAADALRRSGLPERRMGTVFFGGGTPTLLPAEDLALILRTAVDQWGLAPGAEVTTEANPDSVTPQSLQLLADAGFTRVSFGMQSAVPHVLAVLDRTHTPSRVPQAVQWARDAGLHVSVDLIYGTPGESMADWKRSLEEALSYEPDHISAYALIIEEGTKLAARMRRGEVPPIDDDDHADKYVLADEMMSAAGLNWYEVSNWARTPDDQCRHNLAYWRSDDWWGIGPGAHSHAGGVRWWNAKHPTAYAQRIAAGESPAVGRETLDADTRYVEDVMLRTRLAEGLALDRLREPGRLAVAGLMADGLVDPRAALTGKVILKPTGRLLADAVVRRLLPD from the coding sequence GTGACACCCAGTGCACTGCCCCTCGGAGACCCGGCACCCGCCGACGGACTCCTGCCAGCACAGGCCGCAGACGGCGCAGCCGAACGGAATTTCGGGCTTTACGTCCATATCCCGTTCTGCGCGGTCCGCTGCGGCTACTGCGATTTCAATACGTACACCGCCACCGAACTCGGCGGCGGCGCCTCGCAGGACGCCTACGGCGGCACGGCTGCGCGTGAAGTCGTCTTCGCAGCCGACGCGCTGCGGCGCTCGGGCCTGCCGGAACGCCGCATGGGTACCGTCTTCTTCGGCGGCGGCACCCCCACGCTGCTCCCGGCGGAGGACCTGGCGCTGATCCTGCGCACCGCCGTGGACCAGTGGGGCCTGGCGCCCGGCGCGGAGGTCACCACCGAAGCGAATCCGGACTCGGTCACGCCGCAGTCCCTGCAGCTGCTGGCCGACGCCGGCTTCACCCGCGTCTCCTTCGGCATGCAGTCGGCAGTTCCGCACGTGCTGGCGGTGCTGGACCGCACGCACACGCCGTCGCGCGTTCCGCAGGCCGTGCAGTGGGCGCGCGACGCCGGCCTGCACGTCAGCGTGGACCTCATCTACGGGACACCCGGCGAGTCCATGGCCGACTGGAAACGTTCGCTTGAAGAAGCTCTGAGCTACGAACCGGACCACATCTCCGCGTACGCGCTCATCATCGAGGAAGGCACCAAGCTTGCCGCCCGGATGCGGCGCGGGGAGGTGCCGCCCATCGACGACGACGACCACGCCGACAAGTACGTGCTGGCCGACGAGATGATGAGCGCAGCCGGGCTGAACTGGTACGAGGTCAGCAACTGGGCGCGCACCCCGGACGACCAGTGCCGGCACAACCTCGCCTACTGGCGCAGCGATGACTGGTGGGGCATCGGCCCCGGAGCCCATTCGCATGCGGGCGGTGTGCGCTGGTGGAACGCCAAGCATCCGACTGCCTATGCCCAGCGGATCGCGGCCGGGGAGTCGCCCGCCGTCGGACGGGAAACCCTCGACGCGGATACCCGGTACGTGGAAGACGTTATGCTGCGGACCCGGCTGGCCGAGGGCCTGGCCCTGGACCGGCTGCGCGAACCCGGACGGCTCGCTGTCGCCGGGCTGATGGCGGACGGGCTCGTGGATCCGCGGGCGGCCCTGACCGGCAAGGTTATCCTCAAGCCCACCGGCCGGCTGCTGGCCGACGCCGTGGTCCGCCGGCTGCTGCCGGACTAG
- the lepA gene encoding translation elongation factor 4 yields MSPMARFSPVPAATDPAIIRNFCIIAHIDHGKSTLADRMLQSTGVVEHRNMKAQYLDRMDIERERGITIKSQAVRMPWELDGESYALNMIDTPGHVDFTYEVSRSLAACEGAVLLVDAAQGIEAQTLANLYLAMENDLTIIPVLNKIDLPAAQPEKYAEELAKLIGGDPADVLRVSGKTGVGVEALLDQIVREIPAPQGDPNAPARAMIFDSVYDTYRGVVTYVRVIDGSLSPRERIQMMSTRASHELLEIGVSSPEPTPSKGLGVGEVGYLITGVKDVRLSKVGDTVTNLAKPAEKSLEGYADPKPMVFSGLYPIDGADYPVLREALEKLMLNDAALVYEPETSAALGFGFRVGFLGLLHLEITRERLEREYNLDLISTAPNVEYEVTLEDKKVVTVTNPSEYPEGKIKEVREPMVSATILAPNEFVGAIMELCQSRRGVLGGMDYLSEDRVEIRYRLPLAEIVFDFFDILKSKTRGYASLDWKADGEQVADLVKVDILLQGEQVDAFSSITHKDKAYAYGVMMTGKLRELIPRQQFEVPIQAAIGSRIIARESIRAIRKDVLAKCYGGDISRKRKLLEKQKEGKKRMKMVGRVEVPQEAFVAALSSDESKDKSKK; encoded by the coding sequence GTGTCACCCATGGCCCGCTTCTCGCCGGTGCCTGCCGCGACGGATCCGGCGATCATCAGAAACTTCTGCATCATCGCCCACATCGACCACGGCAAGTCCACCCTGGCCGACCGCATGCTCCAGTCCACCGGAGTGGTTGAGCACCGGAACATGAAGGCCCAGTACCTGGACCGGATGGATATCGAGCGCGAACGCGGCATCACCATCAAGTCCCAGGCCGTGCGCATGCCGTGGGAGCTCGACGGCGAGTCCTACGCCCTGAACATGATCGACACCCCGGGCCACGTGGACTTCACTTATGAAGTCTCCCGGTCGCTGGCTGCGTGTGAAGGCGCCGTGCTGCTGGTGGACGCTGCCCAGGGCATCGAGGCGCAGACCCTGGCGAACCTGTACCTGGCGATGGAAAACGATCTGACGATCATTCCGGTCCTGAACAAGATCGACCTCCCGGCAGCGCAGCCGGAGAAGTACGCCGAGGAACTGGCGAAGCTGATCGGCGGCGATCCTGCGGACGTACTGCGCGTCTCCGGCAAGACCGGTGTTGGCGTCGAAGCCCTGCTGGACCAGATTGTCCGTGAAATCCCGGCACCGCAGGGCGACCCCAACGCCCCCGCCCGGGCCATGATCTTCGACTCCGTGTATGACACCTACCGCGGCGTCGTCACCTATGTCCGCGTGATCGACGGTTCGCTGTCCCCGCGCGAACGCATCCAGATGATGTCCACCCGAGCCAGCCACGAACTCCTGGAAATCGGTGTCAGCTCCCCGGAACCCACCCCGTCCAAGGGGCTGGGCGTCGGCGAGGTGGGTTACCTCATCACCGGCGTGAAGGACGTGCGCCTGTCCAAGGTGGGCGACACCGTCACCAACCTGGCCAAGCCGGCCGAGAAGTCCCTCGAGGGCTACGCCGATCCCAAACCCATGGTGTTCTCCGGGCTGTACCCCATCGACGGCGCCGACTACCCGGTGCTGCGCGAAGCGCTGGAAAAACTGATGCTCAACGATGCCGCGCTGGTGTACGAACCCGAGACGTCCGCGGCGCTGGGCTTCGGCTTCCGGGTGGGCTTCCTGGGCCTGCTGCACCTGGAAATCACCCGTGAGCGGCTCGAGCGCGAGTACAACCTGGACCTGATCTCCACCGCACCCAACGTGGAGTACGAGGTGACGCTGGAGGACAAGAAGGTGGTCACGGTGACCAACCCCAGCGAGTACCCCGAAGGCAAGATCAAAGAGGTCCGCGAGCCGATGGTCTCGGCCACGATCCTGGCACCGAACGAATTTGTCGGCGCCATCATGGAACTGTGCCAGTCCCGCCGCGGCGTCCTGGGCGGCATGGACTATCTCTCAGAGGACCGGGTGGAAATCCGGTACCGCCTGCCGCTGGCCGAGATCGTTTTCGACTTCTTCGACATCCTCAAGTCCAAGACCCGCGGCTACGCCTCGCTGGACTGGAAGGCCGACGGCGAACAGGTCGCCGACCTGGTCAAGGTGGACATCCTGCTCCAGGGCGAGCAGGTGGACGCCTTCAGCTCCATCACGCACAAGGACAAGGCCTACGCCTACGGCGTTATGATGACCGGCAAGCTGCGTGAGCTGATCCCGCGGCAGCAGTTCGAGGTGCCCATCCAGGCAGCCATCGGCTCCCGCATCATTGCCCGCGAATCCATTCGCGCTATCCGCAAGGACGTGCTGGCCAAGTGCTACGGCGGCGACATCAGCCGTAAGCGCAAGCTGCTGGAAAAGCAGAAGGAAGGCAAGAAGCGCATGAAGATGGTGGGCCGCGTGGAAGTTCCGCAGGAAGCCTTCGTAGCCGCGCTTTCCTCTGACGAATCCAAGGACAAATCCAAGAAGTGA
- a CDS encoding type II toxin-antitoxin system PemK/MazF family toxin: MPFNARAFASLARSALSLLRQASSSAGPAEDSRQRRNRPRTQAPGRTPSPSPRTPAAPPRTPTAPPRTPAARPSPTSTARTAPSSSSPSGTGYAGDYFGPVTPVYAPQPDGDPDPGEVVWAWVPYEDDASQGKDRPVLLIGRSGDLLLGLMMTSRDRNNRSGSDPRYLDVGTGPWDSKGRPSEVKLDRVLLLEPGSVRREGAIMDKNVFQTVARRLAVMRSAR, encoded by the coding sequence ATGCCTTTTAACGCCCGTGCCTTTGCCTCCCTTGCTCGATCGGCTCTCAGCCTGCTGCGCCAGGCGTCCTCCTCTGCCGGGCCTGCCGAAGACAGCCGCCAACGCCGAAACCGTCCACGCACGCAGGCTCCGGGCCGGACGCCGTCGCCCTCGCCCCGGACCCCGGCCGCTCCCCCGCGCACACCGACTGCTCCCCCGCGGACTCCAGCCGCCCGGCCGTCGCCGACGTCGACCGCCCGGACCGCGCCGTCGTCATCGTCCCCGTCGGGGACGGGTTACGCCGGCGACTACTTCGGTCCCGTCACCCCGGTTTACGCTCCGCAGCCCGACGGCGACCCGGACCCCGGCGAGGTGGTGTGGGCCTGGGTGCCGTACGAGGATGACGCCAGCCAGGGCAAGGACCGTCCCGTCCTGCTGATCGGGCGCAGCGGCGACCTGTTGCTGGGACTGATGATGACCAGCCGGGACCGGAACAACCGCAGCGGTTCCGACCCGCGGTACCTCGACGTGGGCACCGGCCCGTGGGACAGCAAGGGGCGTCCCAGCGAGGTGAAGCTGGACCGCGTGCTCCTGCTGGAACCGGGCAGCGTGCGCCGGGAAGGTGCGATCATGGATAAGAACGTTTTCCAGACAGTTGCCCGGCGGCTGGCCGTGATGCGTTCGGCGCGCTGA
- the rpsT gene encoding 30S ribosomal protein S20, whose product MANIKSQKKRILTNEKARQRNNSVKSELKTVISKVDAAVKASDKDAAAEALKTASRKLDKAVSKGVIHKNNAANRKSAISKKVSAL is encoded by the coding sequence GTGGCCAATATTAAGTCCCAGAAGAAGCGCATCCTCACCAACGAGAAGGCGCGTCAGCGCAACAACTCGGTGAAGTCCGAGCTGAAGACCGTCATCAGCAAGGTTGATGCCGCAGTCAAGGCCAGCGACAAGGACGCAGCAGCCGAAGCGCTGAAGACCGCCAGCCGCAAGCTGGACAAGGCCGTCAGCAAGGGCGTTATCCACAAGAACAACGCTGCCAACCGCAAGTCGGCCATCTCCAAGAAGGTCAGCGCGCTCTAA
- the holA gene encoding DNA polymerase III subunit delta, giving the protein MNPAVPSKRSSGSKTSSRTVSWRDVEPAPFILLAGPEDYLASRARDRLRSLLREKQPDTELVQFDAATYASGELMLQSSPSLFGEAKLIEAVNLASMNEDFLTETLTYLKDPSPDAVLVLHHSGGNRGKKLLDAVKAAGAPVVECQPFKKDAEKLDFVTSEFRSARRRIDPAAARALVNAVGSSLSELAASCQQLISDSTGEVTEELVERYYGGRVEATAFKVADAALAGRAAQALSMLRHALDTGVDPVPLVAALAMKVRSVARVANLRGSSASMARDLSMAPWQVDQARRDAQRFSSESLIEAVQALAEADAQVKGGGRDPVYAVERAVTVIALAASGR; this is encoded by the coding sequence GTGAATCCGGCCGTCCCATCCAAGCGCAGCTCAGGCAGCAAAACCTCCTCCCGCACTGTGTCCTGGCGCGATGTGGAGCCGGCACCGTTCATCCTGCTGGCCGGCCCCGAAGACTACTTGGCCTCCCGGGCACGGGACCGGCTGCGCAGCCTGCTGCGGGAAAAGCAGCCGGACACCGAACTCGTGCAGTTCGACGCCGCCACCTATGCTTCCGGGGAACTTATGCTGCAGTCGAGTCCCTCGTTGTTCGGTGAAGCCAAACTCATTGAAGCAGTGAACCTGGCGTCGATGAATGAGGACTTCCTCACCGAAACCCTCACCTACCTGAAGGACCCCTCACCGGACGCCGTCCTGGTGCTGCATCACTCCGGCGGCAACCGCGGCAAGAAGCTGCTGGACGCGGTGAAGGCCGCAGGCGCTCCGGTGGTGGAGTGCCAGCCGTTCAAGAAGGACGCCGAGAAGCTGGACTTCGTTACTTCGGAGTTCCGCTCCGCCCGCCGCCGGATTGACCCGGCCGCGGCCCGGGCGCTGGTGAACGCCGTCGGCTCCAGCCTCTCCGAACTGGCCGCCTCCTGCCAGCAGCTGATCAGCGACTCGACCGGTGAAGTCACCGAGGAGCTGGTGGAGCGGTACTACGGCGGACGGGTGGAGGCCACCGCCTTCAAGGTGGCTGATGCGGCCCTGGCAGGCCGTGCCGCGCAGGCCCTGTCCATGCTCCGTCACGCGCTGGACACGGGAGTGGATCCGGTCCCGCTGGTTGCCGCCCTGGCCATGAAGGTCCGCTCTGTGGCACGGGTGGCCAATCTGCGGGGATCCTCCGCGTCCATGGCCAGGGACCTGTCCATGGCGCCGTGGCAGGTGGACCAGGCGCGGAGGGATGCCCAGCGGTTCTCTTCCGAGTCCCTGATTGAAGCCGTCCAGGCCCTCGCCGAAGCGGATGCCCAGGTCAAGGGCGGTGGCCGGGACCCCGTCTATGCCGTGGAGCGTGCCGTGACAGTCATTGCCCTGGCCGCGTCGGGACGCTAG